The Persephonella atlantica genome includes a window with the following:
- a CDS encoding flavodoxin family protein — protein MGKVLILYDTQTGHTKKMAEYVAKGAQKFPVEVRLKSVDEATKDDVLWCDGIAVGSPTHLGVMSWKMKKFWDELVDHWGEIDGKIGCAFSSSGGWGGGNEIACMSILTMLMNYGFLVFGITDYTGDKFTLHYGAVCAGEPRKEEEIKACERLGERLAQWVLIYVDGKKEYLQSLKKP, from the coding sequence ATGGGAAAGGTGCTTATTTTATACGATACCCAGACAGGGCATACAAAAAAGATGGCAGAGTATGTGGCAAAAGGGGCACAGAAATTTCCTGTTGAGGTAAGACTAAAATCTGTTGATGAGGCAACAAAAGATGATGTTCTGTGGTGTGATGGTATAGCTGTTGGCAGTCCCACACATCTTGGAGTTATGTCCTGGAAAATGAAAAAGTTCTGGGATGAACTTGTTGACCACTGGGGAGAGATTGACGGAAAAATTGGATGTGCCTTTTCCTCTTCAGGAGGATGGGGTGGAGGAAACGAGATCGCCTGTATGTCTATACTGACAATGCTGATGAATTACGGCTTTTTGGTTTTTGGTATAACAGACTATACAGGAGATAAGTTTACACTCCATTATGGGGCAGTCTGTGCTGGAGAGCCGAGGAAGGAGGAGGAAATTAAAGCCTGTGAAAGGCTTGGAGAGAGACTTGCCCAGTGGGTTTTAATATATGTAGATGGTAAAAAAGAGTATCTCCAGAGTTTGAAGAAACCTTAA
- a CDS encoding AtpZ/AtpI family protein, with amino-acid sequence MPGFFEEIRRKIEKLEEEKEKNIWAALSYIGSVSVIFLLPVVAGAYIGWWLDGRYSVGKISWTITGILVGIFVGIYNVYHLFYKRDIKNFK; translated from the coding sequence ATGCCAGGCTTTTTTGAGGAAATCAGAAGAAAAATAGAGAAGTTAGAAGAAGAAAAAGAGAAAAATATATGGGCAGCCCTTTCGTATATAGGCAGTGTCAGTGTTATATTTTTGCTTCCTGTTGTTGCAGGTGCTTATATAGGATGGTGGCTTGATGGAAGATACAGTGTTGGAAAAATATCGTGGACTATAACAGGTATCCTTGTTGGTATTTTTGTCGGCATATACAATGTGTATCATCTCTTCTACAAAAGAGATATAAAAAACTTTAAGTAG
- a CDS encoding F0F1 ATP synthase subunit epsilon, with the protein MKLLNLRFLTPENEETYRAKLLSLEDRLGSLGIYPGHEEYITVLDRSIGYFVDEEDKKIYFAYDFGILSVEEDTVSIITRAVITGLSLESLKAELEKKVSRIESFEKRLRENIKTLERMILKEIIEAERG; encoded by the coding sequence ATGAAGCTGTTAAACCTTAGGTTCCTTACTCCAGAGAATGAAGAAACTTACAGGGCTAAACTTTTATCTCTTGAAGACAGGCTTGGAAGTCTTGGTATATATCCAGGTCATGAAGAGTACATAACAGTTTTAGACAGGTCTATAGGATATTTTGTTGATGAAGAAGATAAAAAAATTTATTTTGCGTATGATTTTGGTATTTTGAGTGTAGAGGAAGATACAGTGTCTATAATAACGAGAGCTGTTATAACAGGTTTATCACTGGAGAGTTTAAAGGCAGAGTTGGAGAAGAAGGTAAGCAGAATAGAAAGTTTTGAGAAACGCCTCAGGGAAAATATTAAAACCCTTGAGAGAATGATACTGAAAGAGATTATTGAGGCAGAAAGGGGGTAA